The following nucleotide sequence is from Trifolium pratense cultivar HEN17-A07 linkage group LG2, ARS_RC_1.1, whole genome shotgun sequence.
AGTGATGATGAGTGAGGGCACTTTGGGATTGTCATATGTCACAACGTGACAAGGGTTCTAAACCAAAATTTTAGGTATGATGTGTAATttccatcaatttttttatatagaaaaatgTTTGTGGTTAATTTGTTAAAAGGAGGTAGAAAATTGTTAGTAATGAAGATTTAATTGTGGCCCTTAAGAGAACTCTTGTAACctttaattttaagaaaatttattttaatcatgTTGAATTTGAATATTTAGGTAAAAGAATgagacaaaataataaaaaataatagtcaCTCAAATGTAATTTTTGTATAAATTGGGAGGAGGAAATATTTGACAGAGATTTTGGGTTCTTTAGGCATGTGATTGCTCACTACatggagtatgtatagtgggACATGAAAATAGAGTTGAAGAAGGGGTGGGTATCATTTGACGGGTTTTTGTAGGACCACACCTATGATTGTGGAGGTGCTAGTATTCATTTATTCCGTACAGTTCAAGGAAtaagtatatatatactccTAAACTGATTGAGTTTGGTTTTAAGTGTTAgcacacatattaaaaaatacaatcattatgttaaaaaagaaataacacTTTTACTAAATTAATCATATTTTGTTGGTTTGTTTTCTTGAAATAAGTGCAAATAAACACTCCCTCGGTCTCATAATCAGGGTCGGGTCCTGAGTTTTTAGAGGTCACATGCAAAATGTTAAAAGTGGCATCTGGAATATAgaataaatataacataaatatatCATcgattttaaattgaaaataacataaaaataagtATCCTCGCtttaaaattggaaataacacaaaaatatattcgCGATGTTCTTGATGAATTCCGCCGCATCGTTGAAGTTGAATCAGATAGACATAGACAACATTGAAATTGAATCAGGTAGGCAACATTGAAGTTGAACCagtaaacaaaattaaaagatgattaacaattaaaattaacaaatcaaatACTACTAACAATAGAAAGAAATATTACAACAATTTAGTAGCTTGATACATATCACGTTCAAttgtcaataaataaataaataaatcatcccatcttcaattttaaaaaccctaaattgtgaaatttcaatttttatcttttgttttagCTTCAATGGAGACTGAGTTTCTAAGAATAGAAGGAGTAGGTAACTAGTAAGGCGATGAGTGGTTGGCCGTCGCTTCTTGGTGGTGGTTATGGTGGACAGTGGTTACTGTGTTCGTATCGTTTGTTGTTCGCTTTCTTTTCTATCCCGTGCGTTCATTGCAAGTCTgcaatgtttgtttgtttctttttttattttattttttttagacgGAGCTTAGCAATTAGgtgttttatattttgcagcAAATAAAATATTACGTTTTACACCCTCTATTTTACTAGTActaccctataattttttttgaggccCTCATATTTTGGAGGTCCGACGCGGCAGACTATGCTGCTTGTGCTTGAGGGCCGGCCCTGCTCATAATGAATGAACCAATTTAACGTTAAAAATTACTCTTACAGTGCAAGGAATAATTTCacgttaaaaataataataataataataattaaaatataaatagtttagTAGCTACTAAGGTTGTCAGATTCGCGAGTCTACTCAGACTCGTAAATGGTCTACAAACTCGACTCGTAGACTCGATTCGTAAACTCGTACGAGtctatgaaaaattaaaaatgacttTCGAAAACCTATAAGTGACACATATATGACATACTAAAGTTGTAAATGGCAcataaaaacacacacacacacacaccataAAGTATATAGATAAGGTACTAGTTCCTTCTTAATTGGCTACTACGTAAAGCAAACAATCGTAAAACACATATGCTAATGACTTCAAACATTCAAAGCTTCAATGAAATAACCACCACAAACATCATCGTCACCAAAAAATATTGATGAAGGATGAGAGACGATCGTAAACACCTCAAGAGACAAACGGGACCATGTCGTCGATGAAGGGTAGAAAAAAACGTCAATGAAGGAGGAAACACTCCATATATCCTCGCTGAAGGTGGAGACTAAAGAGTGGGAGTTCTTTAACATTTCTAATTTTAAATGTGTACCGTCATAGGTCATACGCAATAAAAAAAGGTTTAAggccttttaaaaaaataagtttggGGAATTTGTGccttttttgggttttttttttgcaaaaaactTAAAGACTCGTAAACTCGCCATAAACTCGCGAGTCCATACGAGTTTGTGCGAGTCTACCCGAGTCTATCCAAGTCTATAAAAAACCGATTCTATACACGAGTCCACTcgtttgtgcttcatagatttgtaaactcgtacgagtttaaGAGTCTACTCGCGAGTTTGACAACCATGGTAGCTACTATTAATTAGCAAAGGTACTTAAATTAGTGTTTTACGACTGTAACGGTTTGCTTTGCGGTCGTAACGACATGTTTCGCGGTCGTAACGGTGTTATGTAACGGCGTTTTACCGTGATCTTTTTTCTCACCTTTAAAATGACCAATAATAATATCGGGACTTCTTTTACCGTTACGTAACGGCCGATTTCGCAGTAACGCTCCTTTATTTAAATAAGGTTAAGGTGGGAATATTGAGACCTAAAAATAAGCTATGCCCAAAGCATATCACTGCACTCATAATTACTTGCAATATATAGGCGTGCAATCGTTTCATTTTTGTTTGAATCctttgttttccttttcttaTGAATAGACTATAGAGAGATTAACATGAGAGATAATAGTAGACATAATATCCTTGGTATAAATGGAAAATATAAATCTGTTTTCAAATTTATTCATAATACTCAAAACAAATactaagtcaaaaaaaataatatcaaaatcACACAAAAAGCAGTGATGGTAAATGCATGGTTCTTTATTGTGTTGTCTTCCTTATTCACCAAACAacagtatttttaaaatatcaaatttttataatttttacagataaaaaattaaagatattagtgattaaaattGGACATTGACATACGTGCAATGACCAACTAAGTCTTAtattttgaaacggagggagtatcaattTCTATTCAATTTAATCCTTAAACTATCAAAATATATTGTACTAAATAGTCCATAAACTATTactaatactccctccattcctTTTTATAAGCAACAATTAAGGagaaaaatttattcttttttataagcaatagcctataaacaattataattttacccttattaaattgtatcaatGATACTTCTtcccaaagttatgcattaaatACTAAACATATTCCCTATACATTCATCAAGGTTAGTTTTAGAATAGACTATAAAGTTTTagagtttttaataaaaaaaataggatcattagtatgtgtgttttttcctaattgttgcttataaaaaggaatggaggaaatattaattattagtaCATCAAATTTTCAAGAAAAgatgatttatttttaatttttattaatcgaAAAAGCCATCAAAGTGGATTTGTAATTAATACATCAAATTAACTACACCAATCAAATTAACTACATTAATACATCAAAGTGGATTTGTAATTAATACATCAAATTAATTACACCAATCAAATTAACTACACCGCATGCCTCTACGCACGAGCCGGATTAGTTGTCCATCTTTAGTGGGTGGGAAACCGATgcgaaagcaaaaaaaaaaattcttaaaataccttataatataattttagtcaAAAATCTTGTTCAGAaaattttttatagtaaaaaataagttaacGAGGGCTAGCAAATATAAAATGGAATAAATTTGTGGTCCAAAATTGCACCATTGAAATTTAGAAAGTTAAATTgaacaattgtaaaatttaAGAGGTTAAAATCGCACACTTCTAAAACTTAAAAGGCTCAATATTATATTTaagtgaaaaatataaattaaaatatattccctccggtctcaaatataagaaaaaattatttttttaagttcattgaatcATTTATGTATATGGACTAAAAtgtagaccaaatacattcaataaacctagaaaaaaaatcttttcttatatttgagaccggagggagtattgtaTAAAAAGATACTACTAcaagattatttatttttttataaggatttgtctaacatgtgcaacattgcacatgttaagataacttaaaatagtaattttttattaaaaaataataattatttatgaaaatattatacATTCAAGGTAAAATATACAAGTTCTAATATAAGTttactattttaaatttattaacatgtgcaaatttgcacatgatagaaaaaccctttttataagagatgcaagataatttttttttttttgactaaagatACAAGATAATTGTTTACcttaaattaagaaattacaGCAATCGATGGTTTACTCACTAAAAAAtttaaggcttaattaataaaatggtcccttaaagacatttttggtttcagattggtcccttaaagaaaaaaaggtccaaataggtcccttaaagaaaaaaaaatctgaataggtcccttaaagacatctccgttaatcagtttggtccctaaaaagaggtctaaataggaccaaactgattaacggatatgtctttaagggacctattcggacctttttttctttaagggacctatttagacctttttttctttaagggaccaatatgaaaccaaaaatgtctttaagggaccattttattaattaagccaaaatttaaataattgaacCTAATAAACAGCACCTGGACGTCACCGAAACAGAGGAAAACCatttgcaaaaacaaaaatagaaccATTGTTGTTACATAAAAAGCCAGAGGTGATTTATTTTAATCTCTTCTATCAAATCCCAATTAACTTATTAATTTACATGATTTTCTCAACAGGGCATGTTGCTAGTGCTACTGAATAAGTAACATGAATAGCTTTATGGAAAAGAGGAATTTTTTAGTCAAGTTATTGGAAACTTGTTGCAGTAAATTATCAATTTCACAGTTGCATTCACAATGTTTGAAATTGGGTCTTGTTAATGATAGTTTCATTGTTACCAAGCTCAATGTTCTTTATGCTAGATATGCATCAATTCATCATGCACATAAACTGTTTGACGAAACGCCTCACAAAACTGTTTATCTATGAAATGCTTTACTTAGGAGCTATTGTTTTGAAGGAGAATGGGTAGAGACGTTGTCTTTATTCCGTCAAATGAATAAGAATAACATTAGTTCTGTATCGATTGAAGAAAGTCAAAGACCGAACAATTACTCGGTATCTATTGTGTTGAAATCGTGTGCGGGTTTGAGGAAGGTTTTATTGGGTAAGATGATTCATGGGTTTCTCATGAAGGTGAGGATAGATGCTGATATGTTTGTTGGGTCTGCTTTGATTGATTTGTATACGAAATGTGGTCTAATGAATGATGCTGTGAAGGTTTTTATGGAGTATCTGAAACCTGATTGTTATCTGAAACCTGATTGTGGTAAGGTCTGCTTTGATTGTTTTATGGACTTCGATTGTTAGCGGTTATGAGCAGAGTGGTAGTCCGGAACTTGCGCTTGCTTTTTTCTCGCGAATGGTTGTCTCGGAGAAAGTGAATCCTGATCCGGTGACGCTTGTTAGTGTTGTTTCTGCTTCTGCTCAGTTATCTGATTTTAAGGTTGGAAGAAGTGTTCATGGATTTGTAAAAAGAAAGGGTTTAGACACTAAGTTGTGTTTGGCCAATTCGCTGCTTAATTTATATGGAAAAACCGGTTCTATCAAGAGTGCAGCAAATTTGTTCACTGAAATGCCTGATAAGGATATAATATCTTGGAGCTCAATGGTTGCTTGTTATGCTGATAATGGAGCCGGAACTAAGGCTTTAGATCTTTTCAATGAAATGTTAGATAAGAGAATTAAACCCAATTGGGTTACTGTGGTTAGCGCATTGCGAGCATGTGCTTGCACTTCCAATTTGGAAGAAGGTATGAAGATTCATGAATTGGCAGTGAATTATGGTTTTGAGATGGAAACCACAGTCTCTACAACTTTGATGGGCATGTACATGAAGTGCTTTTCACCTGAAAAAGCAGTTGACCTTTTCAATAGAATGCCTAAGAAAGATGTAATTGCTTGGGCTGTTTTATTTAGTGGCTATGCTGACATCGGAATGGGGCACGATTCAATGAGGGTTTTCGGCAATATGTTATCTGGTGGAACTCGACCAGATGCTATTGCTGTAGTTAAGATTCTTACTGTTGTTTCAGAACTGGGGATTCTTCAACAAGCGGTATGTTTTCATGCTTTTGTAACTAAAATTGGGTTTGAAAATAACCAATTTATTGGAGCAGCACTTATAGAGTTGTACGCAAAATGTAGTAGCATAGAAGATGCTAACAAGGTTTTTGAAGGAATGACATACAAAGATGTTGTTACTTGGAGCTCAATAATTGCAGCTTATGGATTTCATGGTCAAGGAGAAGAAgctttgaaattattttatcaGATGGCTAATCATTCAGATACTAAGCCTAATAATGTAACTTTCATCTCAGTTCTTTCTGCTTGTAGTCATTCAGGTTTGATTAAAGAAGGGATAAAATTGTTTGATATCATGGTTAACAAGTACAAATTGATACCAAACTCGGAGCATTATGCAATAATGGTTGATCTTCTTGGTCGAATGGGAGAGTTGGATATGGCTTTGGACATAATTAATAACATGCCAATGCAAGCTGGGCCTGATATATGGGGAGCCTTACTCGGCGCATGTCGCATACATCAGAATATAAAGATTGGGGAAGTTGCAGCTAAGAATCTTTTCTCATTAGACCCTAATCATGCAGGGTATTATATTCTCCTATCAAATATTTATTGTGTCGACGAAAATTGGCATAGTGCTACAAAACTTAGGAGACTGGTAAAAGAAAATAGCTTGAAGAAGATTGTTGGTCAAAGTATGGTGGAGTTAAAGAAAGAGGTTCGAAGTTTCATAGCAAGTGATAGATTTCATGATGAATCTGGCGAAATTTATGAAATTCTAAGAAAATTACATGCTAAAATGAGAGAAGAAGGTTATGATCCTCAATTACAGATAGAGGAAATGCTATGAGTTATTGGAATATGAAAAACTTGGGGAAAAAAGATTTTGGAATAAGCTATTGTTTGTATCTTTGTTTTGGTTCTCAGAATCATTCTTTTAGTTGTATTATAGATGTAATTTATTAAGTGGTTTTAAGCATTACACATTAATGCTAAAGGTTACACAGGTTATTTAGATTTAAGATGAATGATTACGATTCATTTCATATAGTTTAACAGTGGAAGACAAGGTTATCATTTTCACcttatttcatttcttttctctGCACAATTTCACTTTGTTGCTTCTTCTGTCTAGCTCATGTTTTTAAGGTTTGGACATTGGCCTTCCCTTCAAAACCAggttaaatgcatttttttctctccattttttCCAACAATATTAATAGTGTATTATTATGACACATTAATTAATGTCCAAGTTACTAGTAGGGCATTATTGTATATTGTTTCTCTGGATAATTTATCGTGAGTTTTGTTACAAATACTTTGCTTATGCTATTGTTACAAATACATTGCTTATGTTACCTAGCTACTGAATTACAGAATATATaaagaaattaattattaacACTATGTGTACATgtataataaagaaattatgaaattatgaaCATTATGTGCCTTTTATCTAGGTTCCATTACTAGAGTTTGTAGCAAGAAGGAACAATGTAAGTTTTTGGTTCTTAATTTTAACTCTAAATGTTAAATCGttctgatttttttataatcaaacgGAGAATAGAAATAATcatatgtttcttttttacttgattaaattaaatcactatGAACATTGAACTGTGTGTTTATTCCTTCTCATATTTGTGTACTAGATGAATAAATTTTAAGGTTATAACTTATATATTCATGTTGATGTATTACCAGCTTGTGATTGTTTTTGGTGGCCTACCcttttgttttggtgttttaCTGGACTGTTTTCTTGGcattgtttttatgtttgtagttcTGATATGTGTTGGAACTATTCTTTGATTGTGGTTGCGTTATTGGTCTTTTAGTGTTGTTTTGTTCGAATGCATGAATTTCAAGGTCATAACTTATATAATGTTTCCCTTTTACAGAACCATCAATCTTCATGTTGGTGATTTTAAAGCCTTATTGCACAGATATCTTAATTGTGATGTATTGCACAGATATCTTCTTGCAATTGATGGTGCGTCTTCATCTTTTTCCCTTCGTTGGTTCTTTTCAGGCCTCCCTGGAAGCCTGCGTAATGGAGGCACATTTTCTTCCTCCAATGTATTTGTATCAGGTAAGGGTCTAACCAAACTTGTTAAGTTGCAATGTACTTCTCTTTATTGTAATATGCGTCACAATAGTCCTCCACCCTTGCTCTTGTGTAAATAATGGCTGCTGCACCATGTTTACAAGGTAGCCCACATATCTGCCATGTTTTGCACTCGCATGAGCGTGAATTTAAGTTGACAGGAAATCTTGTGAAACCATCATATACTTCAAATATGTCTCTACCAGCTTGGTTCACTTTACCATATCTTGCGTCCTCTGAAGTCTTATTTAATAGTAATACTACCACAATCCTTGGCCCGACACTTTGTTGCCATGTTGAAAAAGAATGAATCTTTTTAGAAAATCTAATCATGATTTTCACCCTCAATTCATCCACTAAGTTCAAAACAGACATCTAAAATCTTCTATCCATTGAAATGTGTGGACTTTTATAACTTTAATGAAATGCATGTCTAGGCCAAGTGTGCAAAGGGATGTCCATCAAACATTGATATTCatgcttatcatatattttcatttttttcattgcCTCTgtgaaaataaattcatttgggACCTTAACAACTGTCCAAAAAGGATATCTTAAGATTAACAATGGGAAACTTGGCTTTGAAGTTGTTCAATAAATGCTTACTGCAGTGTCTGTGCCATGAATTTGGAAAGTAGTCAGAAACTGCTTGTGTCAATCCCTGCATTTCATAGGAATATATCAAAGTAAGAGATTGATTGTAGCAACTCAAAGTAAcacaaatgaaaaagaaattacCTTTTGTCTGTCACTCATAATCATGTAACAATTATTATCTATTGCATCATGTAGGCACTCTAAGAAAAAGCTCCAAGAGTCTTTAGGTTCTACCTCAACCACTGCAAATAGCTGTCACTCTtgatttctcattttttatccTTAATATGTCAAAATTCTCTTGGATTATATAATCTCTCAACACATCCCTAAACTCGTTTACATTGAAAAATAACTGGGATCTCTCAACACATCCCTCTTGTTACTACAtttactaaatttttatatattttgagttGCATGCTTATAACTACGGGTCAAGAAATATGTATTTTATTAGTATTGTACAtgtcttttcaatattttcTAGAAGATAAAATGTTAGTGGTAACAAAATATTCTTGTTTATCTTATACAAAATATTTCATCCCTTATAGTAACttttgtttcttaattttatatCACAGCATTGTGGAAAAATTGCAAAGAGGATACTAATTGTCAATACTATTATTGTCTACCTCCGTATGTTCCAAAATGCGTTTGTCGTACATGTAAATGTCTTCCTCCGAGATCCTCATTTATTAGAAGATGACTTTAGTGATAAGAAATTGATATCGTAACTTCAAGGAACGTACGTAGTTAAGTTACTTTGTGTAAGATGTACAATTGTAAAATAACTATTAAAACTCacttttatattaataataataaatttcatCTTTGTTTAAAATATGTTACCGTCAAAGATAGTAATGATTATACTAGCTAGCTAGTTAATTGTATTTGCTTAATTCCAAgcctataattttatttacatatcaAAGCTAAGCATTGTTACTTTTGGATTTTTCTCACTTGAATACATATAATGTTGTCTTTTGGACTTACTTTATAGGCCTTGAAGGTATTACTTATATGAAAATGGTATCAATTTTGTTTGCTTTTAGAAGATATATGAAGAAAAACGTTGCCAAGTAACTATGATCAAGTACTACAATATGGTGTATGATAAAAAGTACACAAATGCCTCTAAGTGTCCCAAGACTTGGTGTTTAGTGTTTACTCTTCCAACTTACGACCAATATCCAATTTATTTTCCACTACGTTCCATCAGAATACCCTATAGGCTTTGTGTAGCTGCACTTATGTCTTTGGATTTATTCTTAGTActaatttaaaaaacttattttccATCATAATACTCTATTTGTTACTTAAAAACCTATTTGATACAAACGTAAAATTTAAAGAATCTATGTgtaacttaaaaaatttaaagaacctATTTGATATAAAcataaaacttaaaggacctatAGATACATTTTGCCTAAGAAAACACTAGAAACTTTGCAtacaaacaaaattattataaatacgTACGTGGTAACTATCATGagtatttttattgtaaaaaaaacaaacgaTCATGAGTATTTTTACCATATATTTGTGTTagttgtttaaaaataaaatacacttTTACTGTTAAAAATTGTGAAGTTACAAATTGACTGTGTTTTTTGTGACATTTGttccaaaattaaattttgggaTGCTTAATACAACAACTATTCTCTATAATCTTTGTTGATTGGTTGTTTGAAATCAATTTCACAAATTTCCTAAACCAAATCTGCCCACCCCATTTTAATAATCTTCGTTCATTcttaattttgtgatttttgaaGAATTAGAGATTCTTGTGAGACTACCAAAGATTAATAATAGCCTTGTTACTATATTTACTACTAAATTTTTTGAGTTGCATATACTCCTTCCGTTTTCGTTTAAGTGTTCAGTCTCGTCAGATTTAGCGTTTTTAATTAACTGtccattttctattttttttttttggataatctGTCCATTTTCTATTTTAAGGATACGATTAGTCAATTGTACCCTTTGTCAATtattcttatctttttcaataaaacaaattaatgctatatatttggaaaactaaagttttttgttttttttgtacataacatattaaatttttgtttttttttttacataatatattaaatttattggaaagagaaagtgtgtgcaaaaaaaaaaaatataataggaagataaggaACAAAAATCTACTTTCTTAATTTAGTGTTACTATTCATAACAGGACACTTAAAcgaaaacggagggagtaactaaTTAGGGTCAAGAAATATGtattttattagtattgtgtcttttgaatattttcaaaGAGATAAAATGTTAGTGGTAACAAATAACGTGAAACTCGTCCGGATGCATGAGTATTTTGCAAGTTTttagaaatcatttttttattaaaaaaagcacaatttaacaattttttatcatgttttattatttttacttgaATATTTGCCCCTTTCTATCATAAAAGggtagattttttttataaaaaaaaaatggaaaaacttGGAAGATTTCCCTTATCAATTGAGCTACTCtaattctattttctttttttgaagatATATAAGTACCACAATTATTCATCGacacaaataaacaaaacatataccTTTTACAACATAAAGTGATCAATAATTTGCTATATGTTGCAAGCTTTGGAGAAAAAATATGGCGGAAATTATTAAGTTTGCTTATTTAAtgatcttttttatttctttgtttcttgTTGTAACTGATGTTAATGGTAAATCACTTTTGTATCCTTTTGAATTTTCTTGTTTATCTTCTACAAAATATGTCATCCCTTGtggtaatttttgtttcttatttttatatcacaGCATTGTGGAAAAAATGCAAAGACGATGATGGTTGTCGGTACTTTCAGTGTATATCTCCTTATGTTCCAAAATGTGTTTATCGTACATGTAAATGTCTTCCTCCGAAGGATGACAATCCTCTCTATATCAATACCCTTATCCCTCGCTGACATCTTTAGAGTCTTCTCTAGCTTCCACACAATCAGATCgtaaatgtcatttttttttgcttagaTTAGGATTTCCGACGGTCTTCACAGAGCTGGTTACTTTGGTGGGTTGCAGTTTACTTAGTTTTGTGTGGAGTAGGTTCGATTGACATCGTTTACTTTTAGCATGGCAAGTGTGCTTATAGTTGAGAGATGGTTCTATTCTGCTTCAATTCTGAAATGCTACGTCCGAAATTTGGTGTTTGGGTAGGAGTTGGTGTTAGAAGGACGATAATGTGTctttatttgaatttcaaatgatgttgtttttatttaggTGATTTCAAatgcacaatttttattttatttatctttttagtttcttaactagtgccccgagaACACTAGTTAAGCAAGACCTTTGTAAAATAACTACTACATCCGTTAAATATAAGAccctttgaaaaaaatactgagattaagaaagttgattgttcCATGAAATTTGTTGACGATTGATAtgatttttacaattttatatccgtcaagagaaataataaattattgattttttagagtatttattacaaattataaaaaaaaaatactcattataaataagggtatattggtaaagaaattattaatgctcttgaaaaatttaaaagtaatcttataaaaaaaggataaagaaacatttaaaaatgattttatatttaagaacGGAGGTAGTATTAAAATCCTTACTTATAATAAAGAGGAACTCTTACGTTACATGGACACAAacccaaataaaatatatttaggcacacatacatacatacataaatgagaaaaaataaaagttaaataaaatagtcacatcaattactattaattttttcttttatcttttaattttttaaagtgaTGTGAGTGTAcccaaacaaaaattattt
It contains:
- the LOC123906109 gene encoding putative pentatricopeptide repeat-containing protein At3g01580; translation: MQNQDLSKPKIQELGILQQAVCFHAFVTKIGFENNQFIGAALIELYAKCSSIEDANKVFEGMTYKDVVTWSSIIAAYGFHGQGEEALKLFYQMANHSDTKPNNVTFISVLSACSHSGLIKEGIKLFDIMVNKYKLIPNSEHYAIMVDLLGRMGELDMALDIINNMPMQAGPDIWGALLGACRIHQNIKIGEVAAKNLFSLDPNHAGYYILLSNIYCVDENWHSATKLRRLVKENSLKKIVGQSMVELKKEVRSFIASDRFHDESGEIYEILRKLHAKMREEGYDPQLQIEEML